From Chryseobacterium camelliae:
TCGGGAGAAGGATTAAGGAAAATGCGTGAACAGTATCCAGATGCCCTGGTAGCCACTTACATCAACTGTAATGCGGAAACCAAAGCTGAGAGCGATATTATAGTAACCAGCTCCAACGCAGAAACTGTTATTGAAGCCCTGCCGAAGGATCGTCCGATCATTTTTGCCCCGGATAAAAACCTGGGTAGATACCTTTCCCAGAAAACCGGCCGTGACATGATCCTTTGGGACGGAAGCTGCATTGTTCACGAAGCATTTTCAATGGAAAGGATTGCAAAGCAGTTAGCAGACAACCCGGATGCCAAGCTGATTGCCCACCCGGAAAGTGAAGAAGCCGTATTAAAGCTGGCTCATTTCATCGGTTCCACCTCTGCCCTGCTGAATTATGTGGAAAAAGAAGACTGCCAGAAATTTATCATTGCTACTGAAGAAGGCATCCTTCACGAAATGAAAAAGCGCGCGCCGCATAAAACCTTGATTCCTGCGCTGGTATTTGACGAAAGCTGCAACTGCTCGGAATGTTTCTACATGAAACGCAATACGATGCAGAAGCTGTATCTGTGCATGAAATATGAGCTCCCTGAAATCATCATTGATGAAGAACTCAGGTTAAAAGCACTGAAACCGATTGAAGCTATGCTCGATCTTTCAAAAAGCATCAAGTAATTTTTTCATAACTTATCGAAGATATATTCTAAAAAGATAAATCATTCAAAAATAAAAATGGTCGGAATCAATTTCTGACCATTTTTTTTATTCCAAAATAAAAGGCCGGAAGAGGTCTTCCGGCCATAGTTAGCTTAAGAGCTAATTTTTAAATATGAATCTGTTAAGTGAAATGTCTCTTAAAACTTATCCCAAAATAATTTGGTAGTGGCTTTATCACCACCTATCTTATCTCCGGCAGCTTTTACATTATCCCCATTCAGTACATATTCCTGATCCGAATATGGCATTCTATAAGGAACAGAAGATAAATTGGATTTTGGAGGATTCACCAGAACAGGATAATCAAGACGTCGTGTAAAATTCCAGCTTGCAAATCCTTTATTGAACATTGCAATCCAAGCCTGTACTCCGATAGACTGTTTCCAGTTTGCAGCGTTGTAAGGATTTGTGGCTAAATATACTGTGGTATTAGCAGCACTTACTCCATTTTCTCTCATAGATTCAGTTACCGCTGCATTATAAAGGTTCTGCGCTGTATCTCCTACAGAATATCCCCTTGCAGCAGCTTCAGCTTTTAAGAATGCTACTTCTGCATAGCTCAGTAGATTCGATGGTGCTGTAGCACTTCTAAAATAAGAACCCAATTGCGAAAAACCAGTATACGGATCGTTTATTTCCCCAAAAACACCTCCTTTATAAACACCTGATACTTTAGTAAACCAAACATCCAGCCTCGGATCTGAAAGAGAAGTCATCGTATTGATCGTTAGGGCACTTGGTAAAAAGTCATTTCTGCCGGATGCCACTAAATTATCAAAAACAGGGTTTGAAAATGTATTGCCGTCATAATTAAATTTGTATGCCTCAGCATCGGAAGAAATAACTCCGGCGGCTACAGCAGCTTCTACAGTAGTTTTTGATAATGAAGGATCAACATCTGCCAAATTCATTCCTAGCCTTAGCTTAATAGAATTAGCAAATTTTTTCCATTTAGTCATATTTCCGGAATATACCAGATCTCCAGAATAATTTCCGGAAACCGGCGCATAGCCGTTCACTCCTGATTTTATCTGCGCAACAGCAAGATCGATTCTCTTGATTAAGTCAAGGTAAATAGTTTTGGCATCATCGTATTTTGGCGTCAAATTTTCGTCAGGCTTAAATGTATCATAATAAGGAATATCGCCATAAGTATCCACCAGATTCTCCCAGATAAAAATTTCTTCAATTTCTAGAGTTGCCAGTTTATTGTTGCGCACGTTTTCGTCTGCTTCTACCTCACTTTTCAAATTAGTTTTTGCCTGCTTAATATTATTGAGACTGTATACATACATCCTGTTGAAATGATTACGCGGCTGGTTACGGGTCACTAAATTATATTGAGTTTCATCCGGATACTGAGTTTCGGACATTTGTTGTGTGAAGAACCTGTAATTGTTAAAATTCACACTTGGATTATCCATATAATAGGAAGATTGGTATAAGGCGGTGGCCAACAAATTTTCTGATGGCAGAATCGATGGATGCTTAGGATCATCATTAAGCGAGGTTAAATCGCTTTGGCATGAGCTTACTCCTAATCCAATACACAAAGAAACTAAACTTATTTTTATACTATTTTTCATTTTTATCAATTTAGAATTTAAATGTTACATTAACGCCAAGATCTCTAGTGGTAGGCATTGAACCGATAGACCACCCGTAAGAATTCAGTCCGCCACCTACTACTGCTTCAGGATCTGCATACGGTAGGTTTTTGTGAATAATCCATAAATTTCGTCCTACAAGTGAAATTTTGGCATCATAAATTTTAGTTCCGGCAAGTAAAGATTTAGGAAGGGTATATCCGATGCTCGCTTCCCTAAGTTTAACAAAGGAACCGTCATACACAAACTCACGAGAAGGCTGTGTTTTATACCCCATCGAGCTTCCGTTATCAAACTGGGATAAGGCAATATTATTAGGCGTGCCATCAGGAAGAACTCCCGGCAATACAACGTTATTATCTCTGTAATCTCCTATGGCTGTTTCTTTGTACAGACCAGAGGATAAACCATAATACATATCCGTAGAGAATATATCGCCTCCTTTACGTATGTCAATTAAGAAACTTAAAGAAAAGGCTTTATAGCTCAAACTGTTTCTAATACCACCGATCCAGTCAGGTGTAGTATTTCCGATAATCTGGTTTGGGTTCTGTAAATATTTACCTGTTTTTGGATTAATTACTTTTTCTCCATTGAGATAAGTATAATCAGCCCCAACCAATGTTCCCCAAGCTTCTCCTACTCTTGCGTTTAAAGAAACGCCTCCCTGAAAAGTATTCAGTAACAGGTTGGTAATTCCCGGATACAGATCAACTACTTTATTTTCATTTTTAGACCAGTTGACATCAATATTCCAAGAGAAATCTTTTGATTTTAGTGGTACTAAACCTAACTGTACCTCATAACCGGTATTATCAATTCTACCTGCATTAATCACTTTTGCAGTAAATCCTGTTCCTGAAGAAACCGGAAGAGGAATAATCTGATCTATTGTCTTTGTTTTATAATAAGCAAAGTCAATTGTAACCCTGTCTTTCAAAAAATGAGCTTCAGTTCCTATTTCAAATTCCTTGGATCTCTGAGGCTTTAAATTAGGATTAGGCTGATTTAGAATTGAATTGTATATTCCTATTGTCGATAAAATTCCTGCAGATCTGTAATTATTGGCTAGCTGGTAAGGATCTGCCGTTCCCCCAACTTCTGCATAATTCGCTCTTAGTTTCCAGAAATTCATCCAGCTTTTAGTATTTAAGATTTCAGACATGATTACTGATCCCGTTACAGAAGGATAATTATATACATTATTTCCGGCAGGCAATGTAGAACTTTGGTCAACTCTCCATGTTCCGTCTATATAGAATTTTTTAAAGAAATCGAACGAAGCGGTAACGTACCCTGAATTTGTCTGAGTCGTAAATTGGTTTTCATCGGAGGCCAACGGTGCTTTTTTAGTATTCGACAATGCATAAATTCCGGCAATTACCAAGCCTCCTTCTGTGGAAGCATAGACAGAATTAAAATAATTTCTACGGATATTTCCACCCACGACTCCGGAAATATTAATATCATCAGTAATGTCAAACTTATAGTTTACCATTAAATCATAATTGGTTTCCGTCCTCAATACATCACGTCTGGCATATCCTGAAGTAACAGCATTATTAGACTGCCCAAAAGCCTGCGGTAGAGAACCTACAGCCAGTCTGCTTTCCGCCAACAGGTTAGATCTGTCATAAGAAACTTTACCTGTAACTGAAATATTATTAATTATGTCATACGTTGCTTGCGCATAGGTAAAATTTCTAAACCTGTTGTCTGAAGTATAATTTTGGTAAGCCTGAAAATAAGAATTGTTCCAATATGCGGGCAATCCGTTAGTTGCAGATTTCCTGTTCCAAACTACATTACCATAATTATTTGCAGCACTCGCAGCATCTGCCCCTACATTAGCAAAATATGCTCTTTCCAGTTCTTTTATATCAACATTCGTTTGCCACCATTGTCTGAAACCTGTGGCTATATTATTGGAATATCCTGTAATACTACGCCCTTTTGTATCCTGTAGAGTCATTGTAGAATAAAAAGAGGTATGAAGTTTTGGGGTCAGATCATAATTAATTTTTAAGGAGAAATTATTTTTATTAAGATGTGAATTAGGCATCAAGCCGTCCGACATCATGTTTTCATAGGTAAAGCTGATATTCTTACCCTTCTGCCCTTTTTCCAGGGTAACACTATTACTGAATGTAGATGGATTATCAAAAAACTTTATAGGTCCATTTTTAGGTGCTACCCAGGGAGTAGCTTTATTATAGTTGGGAGAGGTAGGATCAAACGAATCCCATTGATATACCATTAAATTCGGATCAAATTTTGGGCCCCAGGAGGCATCTGCTCCAAAGTTGGCATTATTCAGTCCATCAGCAGCTTGTGTTCCGAATTTTTGAGAATAACCTGCTCCGTATCTGGTCTGGTATTCCGGAAAAGTGGATTTATCTATAAATCCGATTTGCATAGAGGAAGATAGCGTTACCCCCCAGGATCCATCATCTTTTCCCTTTCCGTTCTTTGTTGTGATGACAATAACACCGTTTAATCCTCTTTCTCCATACAAAGCTGATGCAGCAGCTCCTTTTAAAACGTTTATAGATTCTATATCTTCCTGATTAATATCAGACAGAGCGTTTCCATAATCGATACTTTTCTCCTGGGTATAAGTATTGTTAACGGGTGAACCATCAATAACAATTAAAGGATTTCCTCCTCCTAATGTTTTTATTCCCCTAATTAATAAATTAGAGGATCCTCCAAAGTTATTGTTTGTTGTAACAGTGAGGCCTGCTACCTTTCCTGATAATTGAGAAGCAATATTTCCGGTATTCGTAGTACCGTCCGAAAGTACGCTTCCCTTAATTTCCTGTGAGGCATATCCCAAAGATTTTTTTTCTCTTTTGATGCCTAATGCAGTAATTACTACTCCTTCGATCTCTTTTGTCTTTACTGTGTCTTTCTTCTGCTGAGCCTTAGCAACAGCTAGGGATGAAGACATAACGAGTAATAGAACTCCAACTGTGAGTTTCTTCATATCTATTAAATTTGCTGATGCAAAATTGTAAAACTTTATTAAAATATCAAAGAAAAATTAACAATAATTTAACTTTTTTATATTAAAATTATCATAAATATAATTATTCATCAAAATAAGCATCAATTAATCATTTTTTAACATAATATATATATTTTTAATGGGATAAAATTAAAATTTACATAATTTATCTTTTTATTGATCAAAAATTAGATTTATTATGTACAAATACCTGATATTTAAAAAATTAAATCTATTGTCTCAAAATGTCTTTATAAATACCAGAATTTTATTTTAATGCTTGCTTATAAATTTCTAGTGTTATTATCATAAAAATAAAAAGTAGATGCGGCCTATTTCATCAGTGCTTTCTTTTTCAATTTAAATAAGCTAAGCGTAATAATTCGTAATGATTTCCATTGCTGTTTCAAAATAATTTGTAGATTTGCATAAGCAAGTATGAAATTTTCAAGAAACATAGCTGATATTTCTGCTCCGGATTTCTCTATTCCGGAAGTATCTTCTGTTTCTATTATTGCTACAACAACTATTACTACCCCATAACGGGGTAAATTTTCACATATCATCCAAAGGCATGTACTCTTTTTTTAAGAGTAAATTTCATTTTTCTACCATTTAAATTACACATCATGAAAGTTTTAAAATTTGGCGGAACTTCAGTCGCCAATGCTGAAAATATCGTAAAGGTTGGGCATATCATAAAGGAAGAATCCATTAAAAACCCGGTGACTGTTATTGTTTCAGCACTCCATGGAGTTACAGACCAACTCATCCAGGCAGCGGAATCAGCATCCAGGAATGACGCCAATTATCTGAGTATCGTCAAAGAACTTGAAGAAAAGCACCTGAAACTTGTTAGAGAACTGATCCCGGTCTTGGAACAGAGTTCGCTGCTTAGCTTTGTTAAAAAACAGTTCAACACCATTGAAGACCTCTGTAACGGAATTTACGCCTTAGAAGAATTTACCGGAAGGATTAAAGATAAAATCACCTCTTACGGTGAATTCCTTTCTTCTAATATTATTGCTGCACGGCTGAAATCGGAAGGACTGGATGTTATCTGGATGGATGCTGCCGGATATGTGATCACCAACAGCAATTTCACCAATGCCAAAGTGGATTTTGAAGCCACAGAAAAAAATCTGGAAGACTTCTTTCAGAAAAATCAGCATCGTGTGGTCATAGCTCCCGGATTTGTGGCCAGTGACAAAAAAGGCAATCCTACGACTTTAGGAAGAGGCGGTTCAGATTATACAGCCTCTATTATTGCTGCCGCCGCGGATGCTGAAGAACTTCAGATCTGGACAGACGTGAGCGGTATGATGACTGCTGATCCCAGGCTGGTTTCCGCGGCAAAACCAATTCCTCAGATTTCATATGCAGAAGCAATGGAACTTTCCCATTTTGGGGCAAAAGTCCTGTATCCGCCTACGCTCCAGCCGGTCATGGCAAAAAAAATCAGCCTCAGGATTAAAAACACTTTTGACCCGGAAGCAGCCGGGACGCTGGTTGGTAATCATTTGGAAAAACCAGACGCCGAACAGCAGGAGTTTGCCGTAGGCATTTCGAACATGAGCCGGATTGCATTATTAACTCTTGAAGGAAGCGGAATGATTGGTATTCCGGGAATTTCAGCCAAGCTGTTTCAATGCTTAAGCAATGAAAGCATCAATGTTATCCTCATTACCCAGAGTTCATCGGAACATTCCATCACCCTCGCCATCAGTGAAAAAGATACTGCCAATGCACAGCATGCGATCCATTCTTCATTTGAAGATGATCTTAGGCTAGGAAAAGTAGAACCGGTAATCATCGAAACCGGTCTTGCCATTGTTGCCCTCGTAGGAGAAAATATGAAAAGCAGAAGTGGTGTGAGTGCAAAAATGTTTGGTTGCCTGGGAAATAACGGAATCAATATCAGGGCTATTGCACAGGGCTCATCAGAGAAAAATATCAGCATCGTTATTTCGGAAGCGGACATTAAAAAAGCGGTGAACGTCCTTCACGAAGAATTTTTTGAATCTGCAATCAAGCAGGTGCACCTATACCTCTGCGGGACAGGGAATGTAGGAAAAAAACTCATCGGGCAAATCTATGCCCAAAATGATTACCTTAAGGAAAATCTACTTATGAACCTGAGGATTGCCGGGGTGTGCAACAGCCGCAAAATGCTCTTCTCGGAAAAAGGGATTTCAGAACATGAGCTATCCCAGTTGCATGAGAACGGACAAGAAGCTTCTGCCGGAACATTTGCCGCTGAAATTGTTTCCCGTAACCTGAGGAATTCTGTCCTGGTAGATGTTACAGCCAGTTCAGAAGTTCCGGAAATCTATGAAGAACTCCTGAAAAAAAGTGTGAATATTGTAGCGTGCAATAAAATTGCCGCATCCTCTTCGCTCGAGCATTACAGACAGTTGAAATTAACGGCAAGGAACCACAGCTGCAGGTTCTTTTTTGAAACCAATGTCGGGGCAGGTCTTCCTGTTATTGGCACTATCAATGACCTGATGAGGAGCGGGGACAAAATTCTTTCGATCCAGGCCGTGCTCAGCGGCACACTGAATTTTGTTTTCAATCATTATGATGGTACCAGAACATTCTCTGAGACGGTAGCCCAGGCTCAGGCAGAAGGCTATACAGAACCCGACCCGCGTCTGGATCTTGCAGGCACAGATGTAGCCCGGAAAATATTGATCCTGGCAAGAGAAGCGGGATATGCGCTTGAGTTTGACGATATTGAAAATGAAAGCTTCCTTCCGGAAGAATGCATGCAGGGCAATGTAGAAGATTTCTACAGGACATTATCCAAATATGAAAGTCATTTTAAAACTTTGCTCGACAATGCTAAAAACAGTGGAAACATTTTAAAATATGTAGCTGAATTCAGGGATGGAAAGGCTAAAGTGGGCTTACACCATATTGCGCCTGAAAGTGATCTTTTCCATTTGTATGGCAAGGATAATATCGTGATTTTTAAAACCCTAAGGTATTCTGATCAGCCATTGGTGATCAAAGGGGCCGGAGCAGGTGCAGAAGTAACGGCCAGTGGTGTTTTTGCAGATATTGTACGTTCCGTTTAATCTATAGGATATGAAAAAAGTTACATTAAAAGTTCCGGCAACCATTGCCAACCTGGTATGCGGATTTGATATTTTGGGAATGGCCATTAATGAACCCGCAGATGATATGGAAATGAGATTGCTGGAAACTCCTGAAATCATCATCAGGCATACCGATGGATTCGGGTTGCCGGAAGAGCCGGCTGAAAATGTTGCAGGTGTTGTCCTGCTGAAAATTATGGAACGCCTGAAACTGAAGCATGGATTTGAGGTGATCATCCATAAAAACATCAAACCGGGAAGCGGGCTCGGCTCCAGCGCGGCAAGTGCCGCGGGAGCCGCCCTGGGAGCGCATCTTTTGCTGGGAAATATTTTCACCAGGGAAGAAATGGTCTATTACGCCATGTTTGGAGAAGAACTGGCTTCTGGAGCCCGTCACGCAGACAACATTGCACCTTGCATTTACGGAGGAATCACTTTGGTAAAATCTTCCGAACCGGTAGATATCATTCCGTTGAATGCACCCGACTTATGGGTAACTGCCGTCCATCCGCAGGTTGAAGTAAAGACTTCCGACGCCCGGGAGATTTTAAGGAAAAACATCCTTTTGAAGGATGCCATACAGCAATGGGGAAATATTGCCGGATTGGTAGCGGGGATTCAGAATAATGATCATGCACTGATCGGGCGGAGCCTTAATGACGTCATCATCGAGCCCGTAAGAAGCATCCTGATTCCAAAATTTGATCATATAAAGCGGGAAAGCTTAGAAGCTGGGGCCTTAGGCGGCGGTATTTCAGGTTCAGGGCCTTCTGTTTTCATGTTCTCAGAAGAAGAAGAAACTTCCCGTACCATCGCCGGAATCATGAAGTCCGCCTATGACAGTACAGGCATTGAAAGTCTTGTTTATGTTTCCAAAGTAAATCCATCCGGAATCCGGATAGTTAAAGATTAAAAAAGCACCAATGAATTACTATAATTTAAAAGATAAAAAAGAAGTTGTCGATTTTAGAACCGCTCTGATCAGAAGTCAGGGCAAAGAAAAAGGTTTATTTTTTCCTGAACGCATTCCGATGTTCGATCCGGAATTCATTAAAAACCTGGACCAGTTTACAGATGTGGAAATTGGATTTCAATGCATGAAAGATTTCACAGGAGAAGAAATTCCGCCGGATATCCTGCGACAAATCATTACGGAAACCATCAATTTTGAGATTCCCCTAAAGAAAATTAATGACCAGATGTATATCCTGGAACTTTTTCATGGTCCTACCCTGGCGTTTAAAGATGTGGGAGCAAGGTTTATGAGCCGCTGCCTATCTTATTTCCTGAATAATAACAATAAAAAAGTTACCGTGTTGGTGGCTACTTCAGGAGATACCGGAGGAGCTGTGGCAAACGGTTTTTTAAAAACAAAAGGTATTGAAGTAGTCATTTTATATCCAAAAAACAGGGTGAGCGATGTTCAGGAAAAACAATTGACTGCCCTCGGCGAAAATATTTACGCATTGGAAGTTAACGGCAGTTTCGATGACTGCCAGTCCCTGGTAAAGCAGGCTTTTGCAGACGAGGAGATTCATGCAGAGCTGTTACTGACTTCTGCCAATTCCATCAATGTGGCCAGATGGCTGCCCCAGCAGATCTATTATCTGCTGGCATTAAAACAGTGGCAGAAAACTGAAGCGGCAGATCCGGTTATCAGCGTTCCCAGTGGAAATTTTGGAAACCTATGCGCAGGATTACTGGCACATCTAAGAGGAATGCCTGCTAAACACTTTATTGCTGCCTGCAATGAAAATGATGTTATCCCCCATTATTTAAAGACCCAGGATTTTAAACCTAAAGAGACTGTTGCGACCCTTTCCAATGCCATGGATGTAAGCCATCCCAGCAACTTTGTGCGGATCCTGGAACTTTTTGACCATCGGTTTGAAAATCTAACAGAAAGCATCTCCGGAACCTCTGTCGATGATGACAAGACATTACAGACCATTCAGGAAGTATATAAAAATTACGGCTATCTGCTTGAACCACACAGTG
This genomic window contains:
- the thrA gene encoding bifunctional aspartate kinase/homoserine dehydrogenase I, coding for MKVLKFGGTSVANAENIVKVGHIIKEESIKNPVTVIVSALHGVTDQLIQAAESASRNDANYLSIVKELEEKHLKLVRELIPVLEQSSLLSFVKKQFNTIEDLCNGIYALEEFTGRIKDKITSYGEFLSSNIIAARLKSEGLDVIWMDAAGYVITNSNFTNAKVDFEATEKNLEDFFQKNQHRVVIAPGFVASDKKGNPTTLGRGGSDYTASIIAAAADAEELQIWTDVSGMMTADPRLVSAAKPIPQISYAEAMELSHFGAKVLYPPTLQPVMAKKISLRIKNTFDPEAAGTLVGNHLEKPDAEQQEFAVGISNMSRIALLTLEGSGMIGIPGISAKLFQCLSNESINVILITQSSSEHSITLAISEKDTANAQHAIHSSFEDDLRLGKVEPVIIETGLAIVALVGENMKSRSGVSAKMFGCLGNNGINIRAIAQGSSEKNISIVISEADIKKAVNVLHEEFFESAIKQVHLYLCGTGNVGKKLIGQIYAQNDYLKENLLMNLRIAGVCNSRKMLFSEKGISEHELSQLHENGQEASAGTFAAEIVSRNLRNSVLVDVTASSEVPEIYEELLKKSVNIVACNKIAASSSLEHYRQLKLTARNHSCRFFFETNVGAGLPVIGTINDLMRSGDKILSIQAVLSGTLNFVFNHYDGTRTFSETVAQAQAEGYTEPDPRLDLAGTDVARKILILAREAGYALEFDDIENESFLPEECMQGNVEDFYRTLSKYESHFKTLLDNAKNSGNILKYVAEFRDGKAKVGLHHIAPESDLFHLYGKDNIVIFKTLRYSDQPLVIKGAGAGAEVTASGVFADIVRSV
- a CDS encoding homoserine kinase; this translates as MKKVTLKVPATIANLVCGFDILGMAINEPADDMEMRLLETPEIIIRHTDGFGLPEEPAENVAGVVLLKIMERLKLKHGFEVIIHKNIKPGSGLGSSAASAAGAALGAHLLLGNIFTREEMVYYAMFGEELASGARHADNIAPCIYGGITLVKSSEPVDIIPLNAPDLWVTAVHPQVEVKTSDAREILRKNILLKDAIQQWGNIAGLVAGIQNNDHALIGRSLNDVIIEPVRSILIPKFDHIKRESLEAGALGGGISGSGPSVFMFSEEEETSRTIAGIMKSAYDSTGIESLVYVSKVNPSGIRIVKD
- a CDS encoding SusD/RagB family nutrient-binding outer membrane lipoprotein, coding for MKNSIKISLVSLCIGLGVSSCQSDLTSLNDDPKHPSILPSENLLATALYQSSYYMDNPSVNFNNYRFFTQQMSETQYPDETQYNLVTRNQPRNHFNRMYVYSLNNIKQAKTNLKSEVEADENVRNNKLATLEIEEIFIWENLVDTYGDIPYYDTFKPDENLTPKYDDAKTIYLDLIKRIDLAVAQIKSGVNGYAPVSGNYSGDLVYSGNMTKWKKFANSIKLRLGMNLADVDPSLSKTTVEAAVAAGVISSDAEAYKFNYDGNTFSNPVFDNLVASGRNDFLPSALTINTMTSLSDPRLDVWFTKVSGVYKGGVFGEINDPYTGFSQLGSYFRSATAPSNLLSYAEVAFLKAEAAARGYSVGDTAQNLYNAAVTESMRENGVSAANTTVYLATNPYNAANWKQSIGVQAWIAMFNKGFASWNFTRRLDYPVLVNPPKSNLSSVPYRMPYSDQEYVLNGDNVKAAGDKIGGDKATTKLFWDKF
- the thrC gene encoding threonine synthase, producing MNYYNLKDKKEVVDFRTALIRSQGKEKGLFFPERIPMFDPEFIKNLDQFTDVEIGFQCMKDFTGEEIPPDILRQIITETINFEIPLKKINDQMYILELFHGPTLAFKDVGARFMSRCLSYFLNNNNKKVTVLVATSGDTGGAVANGFLKTKGIEVVILYPKNRVSDVQEKQLTALGENIYALEVNGSFDDCQSLVKQAFADEEIHAELLLTSANSINVARWLPQQIYYLLALKQWQKTEAADPVISVPSGNFGNLCAGLLAHLRGMPAKHFIAACNENDVIPHYLKTQDFKPKETVATLSNAMDVSHPSNFVRILELFDHRFENLTESISGTSVDDDKTLQTIQEVYKNYGYLLEPHSAVAYAALEEYLTENLDKKGLILGTAHPVKFSGIVERAVKTKIPLPDALENLMKKEKKSFEIAPEFKALKKFLLRGK
- a CDS encoding SusC/RagA family TonB-linked outer membrane protein; this encodes MKKLTVGVLLLVMSSSLAVAKAQQKKDTVKTKEIEGVVITALGIKREKKSLGYASQEIKGSVLSDGTTNTGNIASQLSGKVAGLTVTTNNNFGGSSNLLIRGIKTLGGGNPLIVIDGSPVNNTYTQEKSIDYGNALSDINQEDIESINVLKGAAASALYGERGLNGVIVITTKNGKGKDDGSWGVTLSSSMQIGFIDKSTFPEYQTRYGAGYSQKFGTQAADGLNNANFGADASWGPKFDPNLMVYQWDSFDPTSPNYNKATPWVAPKNGPIKFFDNPSTFSNSVTLEKGQKGKNISFTYENMMSDGLMPNSHLNKNNFSLKINYDLTPKLHTSFYSTMTLQDTKGRSITGYSNNIATGFRQWWQTNVDIKELERAYFANVGADAASAANNYGNVVWNRKSATNGLPAYWNNSYFQAYQNYTSDNRFRNFTYAQATYDIINNISVTGKVSYDRSNLLAESRLAVGSLPQAFGQSNNAVTSGYARRDVLRTETNYDLMVNYKFDITDDINISGVVGGNIRRNYFNSVYASTEGGLVIAGIYALSNTKKAPLASDENQFTTQTNSGYVTASFDFFKKFYIDGTWRVDQSSTLPAGNNVYNYPSVTGSVIMSEILNTKSWMNFWKLRANYAEVGGTADPYQLANNYRSAGILSTIGIYNSILNQPNPNLKPQRSKEFEIGTEAHFLKDRVTIDFAYYKTKTIDQIIPLPVSSGTGFTAKVINAGRIDNTGYEVQLGLVPLKSKDFSWNIDVNWSKNENKVVDLYPGITNLLLNTFQGGVSLNARVGEAWGTLVGADYTYLNGEKVINPKTGKYLQNPNQIIGNTTPDWIGGIRNSLSYKAFSLSFLIDIRKGGDIFSTDMYYGLSSGLYKETAIGDYRDNNVVLPGVLPDGTPNNIALSQFDNGSSMGYKTQPSREFVYDGSFVKLREASIGYTLPKSLLAGTKIYDAKISLVGRNLWIIHKNLPYADPEAVVGGGLNSYGWSIGSMPTTRDLGVNVTFKF
- the nadA gene encoding quinolinate synthase NadA, which translates into the protein MSTETLEKAKSAIPVKGFLDIKDFVIPEGDELVKAILELKKEKNAVILAHYYQPGDIQDIADFLGDSLQLARQAKDTDADMIVFCGVHFMAEAAKILNPTKKVVLPDTMAGCSLADGCSGEGLRKMREQYPDALVATYINCNAETKAESDIIVTSSNAETVIEALPKDRPIIFAPDKNLGRYLSQKTGRDMILWDGSCIVHEAFSMERIAKQLADNPDAKLIAHPESEEAVLKLAHFIGSTSALLNYVEKEDCQKFIIATEEGILHEMKKRAPHKTLIPALVFDESCNCSECFYMKRNTMQKLYLCMKYELPEIIIDEELRLKALKPIEAMLDLSKSIK